A window of Candidatus Methylomirabilota bacterium contains these coding sequences:
- the tatA gene encoding twin-arginine translocase TatA/TatE family subunit — protein sequence MFGLGYQELLIILVIVLILFGANRLPELARSLGSSVKEFKKGVNEVKAEDSSAATKREEEKQA from the coding sequence ATGTTTGGGCTGGGCTACCAGGAACTCCTCATCATTCTGGTGATCGTGTTGATCCTCTTCGGAGCCAACCGGCTGCCGGAACTGGCGCGCTCGTTGGGGTCGAGTGTCAAGGAGTTCAAGAAGGGAGTGAACGAGGTCAAGGCGGAGGATTCGAGCGCCGCCACCAAGCGAGAAGAGGAGAAGCAGGCGTAA
- a CDS encoding ROK family protein — MGVDVGGTRIRAGAVTADGEVVSRVECLTEAERGPAAVLTRLTESIGQLLASHPSVDAVGVACAGQIHPETGTVVYAPNLGWHDVPLASELRKRLGVRLTVENDVRAAAWGEFAHGAGAGARSLVAVFVGTGVGSGAVLNGAIWRGADNGAGEVGHTQVVWDGLPCPCKQRGCLEQYVSGSGFQRRLRLALAAGVPTCLAEATQSDPARLTASMVQAAAEAGDRFAREVWQDAERFLTLGVANYVTLLNPEVLVLGGGVIETVPRLFQTVSTGVPRLTTILARGLRIERAKLGDWSGVIGVAALASEAA; from the coding sequence ATCGGCGTCGACGTCGGCGGCACCCGCATCCGCGCCGGGGCCGTGACAGCCGACGGGGAAGTCGTCTCCCGGGTCGAGTGCCTCACCGAAGCTGAGCGCGGTCCCGCCGCCGTCCTCACCAGGCTCACCGAATCCATCGGCCAACTGCTCGCCTCGCATCCCTCTGTCGACGCCGTGGGCGTGGCGTGTGCGGGGCAGATCCATCCCGAGACCGGCACGGTGGTCTATGCGCCCAACCTGGGGTGGCACGACGTTCCCCTCGCCTCGGAGTTGCGGAAGAGGCTCGGGGTCCGGCTCACCGTGGAGAACGACGTCCGCGCCGCCGCCTGGGGCGAGTTCGCTCACGGTGCCGGGGCGGGCGCGCGGAGCCTCGTGGCCGTATTCGTGGGAACCGGCGTCGGCTCCGGCGCCGTGTTGAACGGCGCCATCTGGCGCGGCGCCGACAACGGGGCCGGTGAGGTCGGCCACACCCAGGTGGTGTGGGACGGCCTGCCGTGCCCGTGCAAGCAACGCGGCTGTCTGGAGCAGTACGTGTCGGGGAGCGGCTTTCAACGGCGCCTGAGGCTGGCCCTGGCCGCCGGCGTGCCGACCTGCCTGGCGGAGGCGACGCAGAGCGACCCCGCCCGGCTCACCGCTTCCATGGTGCAGGCCGCTGCCGAGGCCGGCGATCGCTTCGCAAGGGAGGTCTGGCAGGATGCCGAGCGGTTTCTCACGCTGGGCGTCGCCAACTACGTGACGCTGCTCAATCCCGAGGTCCTGGTGCTGGGCGGCGGTGTCATCGAGACGGTGCCCCGGCTCTTCCAGACGGTGAGCACCGGCGTCCCCCGGCTCACCACCATCCTGGCGCGCGGGCTGCGAATCGAGCGCGCGAAGCTCGGCGACTGGAGCGGTGTGATCGGCGTCGCCGCGCTCGCGTCGGAGGCCGCCTGA